One Solanum pennellii chromosome 9, SPENNV200 DNA segment encodes these proteins:
- the LOC107029586 gene encoding PAN domain-containing protein At5g03700 translates to MDLVNSMTPLKLTQFFIFFSIFFQIKVESETPKQFFKGFKANPDPQISNFQPLLTDSTGNYSLSFLRIDENQLNLAIIHVKSLETIWVANLTRLAKWADPTELYFNGSLVLSDSRSGVFWSTYTDGDRVWLSNTSNLQVQKVDNGVTSPSVLWQSFDFPSNTLVENQNFTSPMTLVSSNGLYSMRLGFDFFGLYFKGESGSDSDSGRIYWRHKALEAKADVMEDQGHIYVVLKSNGFLGMYQNESVPVDIESFNSFQQPVSGVRRIRIEPDGNLKGYFWDGSSWVLDYQAIKETCELPSPCGAYGLCHPGKGCSCLDNSTNYSIGGCSPPNSEEPRNFCGATYDLDHKKYKGLSRNGVELSNTELMDYQHMVSFEECQSACEGNCTCWGVVYTNTSGFCYILNYPIQSLVGVRDESKMGFFKMREGVGKDKRGVGFGVGVGLLCGAILVLGGVIGLGYYRFMKRKRERGVSGYVDDDGVVVGPYKDLGNASFRSIELIER, encoded by the coding sequence atggACTTGGTTAACTCAATGACTCCTTTGAAATTAACtcaatttttcatctttttctcaattttttttcaaattaaagttGAATCTGAAACACCCAAACAGTTTTTCAAAGGATTTAAAGCAAACCCAGATCCCCAAATTTCGAATTTTCAGCCTCTTCTTACTGATTCTACTGGAAATTATTCACTGAGTTTTCTTCGAATTGATGAAAATCAACTCAATCTTGCTATTATCCATGTTAAATCTTTGGAAACGATATGGGTTGCTAATTTGACCCGTTTAGCTAAATGGGCTGACCCGACTGAGCTCTACTTCAATGGCAGCCTTGTTCTGTCTGATTCACGttcaggggtattttggtcaaCTTACACTGATGGAGACCGTGTTTGGCTTTCAAATACATCAAATTTACAAGTTCAGAAGGTTGATAATGGAGTGACGTCACCTTCTGTTTTATGGCAAAGTTTTGATTTTCCCTCAAATACCCTTGTGGAAAATCAAAACTTCACTAGTCCCATGACTTTAGTTTCATCAAATGGGCTTTATTCTATGAGATTGGGCTTTGATTTTTTCGGGTTGTATTTTAAAGGTGAATCGGGTTCGGATTCGGATTCGGGTCGGATCTATTGGAGGCACAAGGCATTAGAAGCTAAAGCTGATGTAATGGAAGATCAAGGACATATTTATGTTGTATTAAAATCAAATGGATTTTTGGGTATGTACCAAAATGAGTCAGTCCCTGTTGATATTGAATCCTTTAACAGCTTTCAACAACCCGTATCCGGTGTCCGTCGGATCCGGATCGAACCGGATGGTAACTTAAAAGGGTATTTTTGGGACGGGTCGAGTTGGGTATTAGACTATCAAGCGATAAAGGAGACATGTGAATTGCCTAGCCCCTGTGGGGCGTACGGGCTCTGTCATCCAGGCAAGGGTTGCTCTTGCCTGGACAACAGCACGAACTACAGTATTGGCGGGTGTAGCCCGCCGAACAGTGAGGAGCCCCGCAATTTTTGCGGGGCCACCTATGATCTTGATCACAAGAAGTACAAGGGGTTATCAAGAAATGGTGTTGAGTTGTCTAACACTGAGTTAATGGACTATCAACATATGGTTTCTTTTGAAGAATGTCAAAGTGCATGTGAAGGAAATTGTACATGTTGGGGTGTGGTGTACACTAACACATCTGGATTTTGCTACATACTAAATTACCCCATACAAAGTTTAGTAGGGGTGAGGGATGAATCCAAGATGGGGTTTTTCAAAATGAGGGAGGGTGTAGGAAAAGATAAGAGGGGGGTGGGGTTTGGGGTAGGGGTAGGGTTATTATGTGGGGCCATATTGGTATTAGGTGGGGTCATAGGTTTAGGGTATTATAgatttatgaaaagaaaaagagaaagaggaGTTAgtggttatgttgatgatgatggaGTAGTAGTTGGACCATATAAAGATTTGGGAAATGCAAGTTTTAGGTCAATTGAACTAATTGAAAGATGA